In Rhodanobacter denitrificans, a single window of DNA contains:
- a CDS encoding ParM/StbA family protein, with translation MVHLGLDIGYGQTKLAWSSNYAQPVAEVHPSGAAPIERCDRMAGGQVGDTALGYGEEVIVGNRRFGSLIDPDRIQNGMQVLHQDYAGTPEYMALYYGALARVGSNVIDHLVTGLPVAQCKDKERARYVKSLLLGRHNVREGFSVSVNQVTIVPQAVGAYYAFQDRRIAAQPQHDTLLVVDFGHFSVDWVLISGRSFRDSSSNSCAQGGSYVIDRMVSLIKAKHGIAVGRERIYGYVREGLKAVHLGTEEVDLHAIGHAAAAEVAPTVVGQIRASLRDQSTDVNRVLLCGGSTPFFEAAMRDAFPKAVYELAPMPVLANAIGFRLFAKKSG, from the coding sequence TGCATTTGGGACTCGACATCGGCTACGGCCAAACCAAACTCGCGTGGAGCAGCAACTACGCCCAACCCGTCGCGGAAGTGCATCCTTCGGGCGCGGCGCCCATCGAGCGGTGTGACCGGATGGCTGGAGGGCAGGTTGGTGATACGGCCCTTGGCTACGGCGAAGAGGTCATCGTCGGCAACCGACGCTTTGGCTCGCTGATCGACCCGGACCGAATCCAGAACGGCATGCAGGTCTTGCATCAGGACTACGCCGGGACGCCCGAGTACATGGCGTTGTATTACGGCGCGCTCGCCCGGGTCGGGTCCAATGTGATCGACCACCTCGTGACGGGACTGCCCGTTGCACAGTGCAAAGACAAGGAGAGGGCGCGATACGTCAAGAGCCTTCTCTTGGGTCGGCACAATGTGCGCGAAGGCTTCTCCGTCTCGGTCAACCAGGTCACCATCGTTCCCCAGGCCGTGGGCGCCTACTACGCTTTCCAGGACCGCCGCATAGCGGCCCAGCCCCAGCACGATACCTTGCTGGTGGTGGACTTCGGGCACTTCAGCGTGGACTGGGTGCTCATCAGTGGTCGCTCGTTCCGCGACTCCTCATCGAACAGCTGCGCTCAGGGCGGCAGCTATGTCATCGACCGGATGGTCAGCCTGATCAAGGCCAAGCACGGTATCGCGGTCGGACGGGAACGAATCTACGGCTACGTTCGGGAAGGCCTGAAGGCAGTCCATCTGGGCACCGAAGAAGTGGACCTGCATGCCATCGGGCACGCTGCGGCGGCCGAGGTCGCTCCGACAGTGGTCGGGCAGATCCGCGCCTCACTGCGCGACCAGTCCACCGACGTTAACCGGGTGCTCCTGTGCGGCGGCAGTACGCCGTTCTTCGAGGCGGCGATGCGGGATGCCTTCCCCAAGGCCGTGTACGAGTTGGCGCCCATGCCGGTACTCGCAAACGCGATCGGCTTCCGTTTGTTTGCCAAGAAGAGCGGCTGA